In a genomic window of Macrobrachium rosenbergii isolate ZJJX-2024 chromosome 44, ASM4041242v1, whole genome shotgun sequence:
- the LOC136829100 gene encoding uncharacterized protein, with product MPFDSDAGSGSSYSSRKKDPSLLPNPDLKGSNAAMRRVHAYREKEKSKKLAELDRLCAAAENAHAGLRLYMLITTPSAATPSPPPAKVVPLLSDRNGWLQNKW from the exons ATGCCGTTTGACAGCGACGCAGGAAGTGGCAGCAGCTACTCCAGTAGGAAGAAGGATCCGTCGCTCCTGCCTAATCCTGACCTGAAAGG GTCCAACGCTGCCATGAGGCGCGTCCACGCCTacagggagaaagaaaagagcAAGAAATTAGCCGAACTGGACCGCCTCTGCGCCGCGGCCGAGAATGCTCACGCTGGTCTCCGCCTCTACATGCTCATCACGACGCCTTCGGCAGCGACTCCGTCGCCGCCCCCAGCCAAAGTGGTGCCTCTTCTCTCCGACAGAAACGGGTGGTTACAGAACAAATGGTAA